In Achromobacter spanius, the following proteins share a genomic window:
- a CDS encoding LysR family transcriptional regulator, which translates to MLDWDSLRYFLEVARTQRVSAAARKLGVEHTTVSRRIRALETELDTLLFEKSRSAGFMLTDDGQRLFVHAEQMESTVHTARENLSGIGQALSGHVRIGATEGFGSYVLTPLAADFQRRYPHITLDILPVPRFVSLSKREADLAITIERPQRGPYVCSKLCDYTLRLYGTPGYLARHPPIATRADLAQHTFIGYVDELLFSERLRYLEDLLPASNVVLRSTSVVAQYHAALQGQSLAILPCFIAAQDPRLKPVLEKEVEITRSFWMYCHEDLRKLKRVTVLWEFIRKSVLKNADLLAGKRGTMKYLP; encoded by the coding sequence GTGCTGGATTGGGATAGCCTGCGGTACTTCCTGGAAGTCGCCCGTACCCAGCGGGTCAGCGCCGCCGCGCGCAAGCTGGGGGTGGAACACACCACGGTGTCACGCCGCATTCGTGCGCTGGAAACCGAGCTGGACACCTTGCTGTTTGAAAAATCCCGCAGCGCGGGATTCATGCTGACGGACGACGGCCAGCGCCTGTTCGTGCATGCCGAGCAGATGGAAAGCACGGTGCATACCGCCCGCGAAAACCTGTCAGGCATTGGCCAGGCCTTGTCGGGGCACGTGCGCATCGGCGCCACGGAAGGGTTCGGCAGCTATGTGCTGACGCCGCTGGCCGCCGACTTTCAGCGCCGCTACCCGCACATCACCCTGGACATCCTGCCCGTGCCGCGCTTTGTCAGCCTGTCAAAGCGCGAGGCCGATCTGGCCATCACCATCGAACGCCCGCAGCGCGGCCCCTATGTGTGCAGCAAGCTGTGCGATTACACCTTGAGGCTGTACGGAACGCCGGGGTATCTGGCGCGCCACCCGCCGATTGCCACGCGCGCGGACCTGGCCCAGCATACCTTCATCGGCTATGTGGATGAACTGCTGTTCAGCGAACGGCTGCGCTACCTGGAAGACCTGCTGCCGGCCAGCAATGTGGTCTTGCGCAGCACCAGCGTGGTCGCGCAATACCATGCGGCGCTGCAGGGCCAGTCGTTGGCGATCCTGCCCTGCTTCATCGCCGCGCAGGACCCGCGCTTGAAGCCGGTGCTGGAAAAGGAAGTGGAGATCACGCGCTCGTTCTGGATGTACTGCCATGAAGACCTGCGCAAGCTCAAGCGCGTGACGGTGCTGTGGGAATTCATCCGCAAGTCCGTGCTGAAGAACGCCGACCTGTTGGCGGGCAAGCGCGGCACGATGAAGTACCTGCCGTGA
- the lptF gene encoding LPS export ABC transporter permease LptF encodes MSLFKRSVVSEITSHAGVVFSTLLVVWLSVLLVRLLGEAAGGNIGADVVVVLAALSTITALPTILAVSIFIAVLTTVTRNYRESEMVVWFASGLSLADWLRPVLRVAVPVALAVAGLTLVAAPWAYRQIGEYHERFEQRSDLSKVTAGQFAESSGGSRVFFSEDPVKPTDELGNVFARETGPEWLSVLTASSAHSETLPNGDRFLVLGEGHRYDLKPGTPEIRLVHFEKYGLRLESKAGEDPIGEARAAAERSSKARATMQLVADDTDSSWSQVMWRISLPLAALNLALLAIPLGAVNPRLGRSGDLLIAGLVGLLYMNMINLSRAWISNGKLSFGVGVWAIHGAVALLTVFLLMRRLRVKAPKSATPA; translated from the coding sequence ATGTCTCTATTTAAACGCTCTGTCGTCAGCGAGATCACCAGTCACGCTGGCGTTGTCTTTTCCACGTTGCTCGTCGTGTGGCTCAGCGTGCTTCTCGTGCGCCTGCTCGGTGAAGCGGCGGGGGGCAACATCGGAGCCGACGTCGTCGTGGTGCTGGCTGCGCTGTCCACCATCACGGCCTTGCCGACCATTCTGGCCGTGTCCATCTTCATCGCGGTGCTGACGACCGTCACGCGCAATTACCGCGAATCCGAAATGGTGGTGTGGTTTGCCAGTGGCCTGTCGCTGGCCGACTGGCTAAGGCCCGTGCTGCGCGTGGCCGTTCCCGTGGCCCTGGCAGTGGCCGGCTTGACGCTGGTGGCCGCGCCGTGGGCCTACCGGCAGATTGGGGAATACCACGAACGGTTCGAGCAGCGTTCCGACTTGTCCAAAGTGACGGCCGGGCAGTTCGCGGAATCGTCTGGCGGCAGCCGCGTGTTCTTCTCGGAAGACCCGGTCAAGCCCACCGACGAATTGGGCAACGTGTTCGCGCGCGAAACCGGGCCTGAATGGTTGAGCGTGCTGACGGCTAGCAGCGCGCACAGCGAAACTTTGCCCAATGGCGACCGGTTCCTGGTGCTGGGCGAAGGCCATCGCTATGACCTCAAGCCGGGTACGCCCGAGATTCGCCTGGTGCACTTCGAAAAGTATGGTTTGCGCCTGGAAAGCAAGGCGGGCGAAGATCCCATTGGGGAAGCCCGCGCCGCGGCCGAGCGCTCATCCAAGGCGCGCGCCACCATGCAGCTGGTCGCGGATGACACCGACAGCAGTTGGTCGCAGGTCATGTGGCGCATTTCCTTGCCGCTGGCCGCGCTCAACCTGGCGCTGCTGGCGATTCCCCTGGGGGCGGTGAACCCGCGCCTGGGGCGTTCGGGCGATTTGCTGATTGCCGGCCTGGTGGGCTTGCTCTACATGAACATGATCAACCTGTCGCGCGCCTGGATTTCGAACGGCAAGCTCAGCTTCGGCGTGGGGGTATGGGCGATCCATGGCGCGGTTGCCTTGCTGACCGTGTTCTTGCTGATGCGCCGTCTGCGGGTCAAGGCGCCCAAGAGCGCGACCCCGGCTTAA
- a CDS encoding leucyl aminopeptidase, translating into MEFSTQTTASLHQVLTAALAVGVYADGVLSPAADIIDRASNGAVRAVVKTEFRGRAGSTLTLRTLPGVTAQRVVLVGLGKQEEYSARVHASAEQAFASVCVAAQLTEGVSTLAANPIGDIAIIARARSAAIAAGAATYHYDASFGKPDRDARPKLKKIVQVVERADAAQAQKGLREGAAIANGMELTRTLGNLPGNICTPTYLGDTAKRLAREFKSLKVEVLDRKQVEALGMGSFLSVARGSAEALRFIVLRHAGAKAAKKGAKGAQGPIVLVGKGITFDAGGISLKPAATMDEMKYDMCGAASVLGSFRALAELELPLDVVGLIPACENLPSGTANKPGDVVTSMAGLTIEILNTDAEGRLVLCDALTYAERFKPSAVIDIATLTGACVVALGHVNSGLFSKDDALAEALATAGRKSLDTAWRMPMDDAYQEQLKSNFADLANIGGPPAGAVTAACFLSRFAKAYPWAHLDIAGTAWRGGKDKGATGRPVPLLMQYLLDQV; encoded by the coding sequence ATGGAATTTAGCACACAGACCACTGCTTCCCTGCACCAGGTTCTAACCGCCGCCCTGGCTGTCGGGGTGTACGCGGATGGCGTGTTGAGCCCCGCCGCGGACATCATCGACCGAGCTTCCAACGGCGCCGTACGCGCCGTGGTCAAGACCGAGTTCCGCGGCCGCGCCGGCTCCACCCTGACGCTGCGCACGCTGCCCGGCGTAACCGCCCAGCGCGTCGTGCTGGTGGGTCTGGGCAAGCAGGAAGAATATTCGGCCCGCGTCCACGCCTCGGCCGAACAGGCTTTCGCCTCGGTCTGCGTGGCCGCCCAACTGACGGAAGGCGTGTCCACGCTGGCCGCCAACCCCATCGGCGACATCGCCATCATTGCCCGCGCCCGCAGCGCCGCCATTGCGGCCGGCGCCGCCACCTATCACTACGACGCCAGCTTCGGCAAACCTGACCGCGACGCCCGCCCCAAGCTCAAGAAGATCGTCCAGGTGGTCGAGCGCGCCGACGCGGCCCAGGCCCAGAAAGGCCTGCGCGAAGGCGCCGCCATTGCCAACGGCATGGAACTGACGCGCACGCTGGGCAATTTGCCCGGCAATATCTGCACGCCCACCTACCTGGGCGACACCGCCAAGCGCCTGGCGCGCGAATTCAAATCCCTGAAGGTTGAAGTGCTGGACCGCAAGCAGGTCGAGGCGCTGGGCATGGGTTCCTTCCTGTCGGTCGCGCGCGGTTCCGCCGAAGCGCTGCGCTTCATCGTGCTGCGCCACGCTGGCGCCAAGGCCGCCAAGAAAGGCGCGAAAGGCGCCCAGGGCCCGATCGTGCTGGTCGGCAAGGGCATCACCTTCGACGCCGGCGGCATCTCGCTCAAGCCCGCCGCCACCATGGACGAAATGAAGTACGACATGTGCGGCGCCGCCAGCGTGCTGGGTTCGTTCCGCGCCCTGGCCGAACTTGAGCTGCCGCTGGACGTGGTCGGCCTGATCCCCGCGTGCGAGAACCTGCCGAGCGGCACCGCCAACAAGCCCGGCGACGTCGTCACCAGCATGGCCGGCCTGACCATCGAAATCCTGAACACCGACGCCGAGGGCCGCCTGGTCCTGTGCGACGCCCTGACCTACGCCGAACGCTTCAAGCCGTCGGCCGTGATCGACATCGCCACACTGACCGGCGCCTGCGTCGTGGCCCTGGGCCATGTCAACAGCGGCTTGTTCTCGAAAGACGACGCGCTGGCCGAGGCCTTGGCCACGGCCGGCCGCAAGTCGCTGGACACCGCGTGGCGCATGCCGATGGACGACGCCTACCAGGAACAACTGAAGTCCAACTTCGCCGACCTGGCCAACATCGGCGGCCCCCCGGCCGGCGCGGTGACGGCGGCGTGCTTCCTGTCGCGCTTCGCCAAGGCCTACCCGTGGGCTCACCTGGACATCGCCGGCACCGCCTGGCGCGGCGGCAAGGACAAGGGTGCCACCGGCCGCCCCGTGCCCCTGCTGATGCAATATCTGCTGGACCAGGTTTGA
- a CDS encoding DNA polymerase III subunit chi, with the protein MTRIDFAFGAPDRLRMACQVVRKRVLAGQRLVVYCKDGSRLAAFDRMLWAFDDTSFVPHVLANDPLAPETPVVLTAGDPQQAAQAAQPAAGADAAPLWLLNLDNDCPPGFDTFERLLEIVSDDPDDKQAARQRWRVYQNAGHTPLSHDLSRQPPGG; encoded by the coding sequence ATGACGCGGATCGACTTCGCCTTCGGCGCGCCCGACCGCTTGCGCATGGCCTGCCAGGTCGTGCGCAAGCGCGTTCTGGCAGGGCAGCGGCTGGTGGTGTACTGTAAAGATGGTTCACGGCTGGCCGCGTTTGACCGCATGCTCTGGGCCTTTGACGACACCTCGTTCGTGCCGCACGTGCTGGCCAACGACCCGCTGGCGCCCGAAACGCCGGTGGTGCTGACGGCGGGAGATCCCCAGCAAGCGGCCCAGGCCGCTCAACCCGCAGCGGGCGCGGATGCCGCCCCGCTGTGGCTGTTGAATCTGGACAACGATTGCCCGCCCGGCTTCGACACCTTTGAGCGCCTGCTTGAAATCGTGTCGGATGACCCGGATGACAAGCAAGCCGCTCGCCAGCGCTGGCGCGTCTACCAGAATGCGGGCCACACGCCGCTCAGCCACGACCTCAGCCGCCAGCCCCCCGGGGGCTGA
- a CDS encoding Bax inhibitor-1/YccA family protein: protein MNEYRPSPFNRSGSVAGAPGEVARNQVLRNTYWLLALSLIPTVLGAAVGLFTGINQVMGASPGLSAIVFLVGAFGMMFAIEKNKNNSMGVVLLLAFTFFMGIMLSRLLGFVMGFSNGSQLVMTAFGGTAIVFGTMATLATTIKRDLSGMQKFLFIGAVVILVAALANIFLQMPALMLTISVMAILVFSAFMLVDLQRVVNGGETNYVSATLAIYLDVYNVFSNLLMLLGIFGGNRE, encoded by the coding sequence ATGAACGAATATCGTCCGTCCCCTTTTAACCGTTCCGGCTCGGTCGCTGGCGCGCCGGGCGAGGTCGCGCGCAATCAGGTGCTGCGCAACACGTACTGGCTCTTGGCCCTCTCGCTGATTCCCACGGTGCTGGGCGCGGCGGTTGGCCTTTTCACCGGCATCAACCAGGTCATGGGCGCCAGCCCGGGCCTGTCGGCCATCGTGTTCCTGGTGGGCGCGTTCGGCATGATGTTCGCCATCGAGAAAAACAAGAACAACTCGATGGGCGTGGTGCTGCTGCTGGCCTTCACGTTCTTCATGGGCATCATGCTGTCGCGCCTGCTGGGCTTCGTGATGGGCTTCAGCAACGGTTCGCAGCTTGTCATGACGGCGTTCGGCGGCACGGCGATCGTGTTCGGCACGATGGCCACGCTGGCCACCACCATCAAGCGCGACCTGTCCGGGATGCAGAAATTCCTGTTCATCGGCGCGGTCGTGATCCTGGTTGCGGCGCTGGCCAACATCTTCCTGCAAATGCCCGCACTGATGCTGACCATCTCGGTCATGGCCATCCTGGTGTTCTCGGCGTTCATGCTGGTTGACCTGCAGCGCGTGGTCAATGGTGGTGAAACCAACTACGTGTCCGCCACCCTGGCCATCTACCTGGACGTCTACAACGTCTTCTCGAACCTGCTGATGCTGCTGGGCATCTTCGGCGGCAACCGCGAGTAA
- a CDS encoding aldo/keto reductase, translating into MHDRRRFLQTAACAALLGPAGAAQALSAKQAMLNRSIPSTKEQIPVIGLGTADTFNASPNDAAAMQPLAQVLDAFTKAGGTLIDTAPSYGQAEAVVGALLARQGGKSNPYFLATKIGARGHDAAMEQIRESQKYLGRDKLDLIQIHNLIDTRNQLSLLRDLKQQGVIRYVGITHYLDHAHDELTELVEREKPDFLQINLSVGARNAEKRLLPACQANGVAVLINRPFQDGALFRQVKGRALPGLAADIDCTSWAQIFLKFIIGHPAVTAVIPATSKPANMADNALAGFGPQPDAALRDRIAALLA; encoded by the coding sequence ATGCACGATCGCCGCCGCTTCCTCCAGACCGCCGCCTGCGCCGCCCTGCTGGGACCCGCTGGCGCCGCCCAGGCCCTGAGCGCCAAGCAAGCCATGCTGAACCGCTCCATTCCGTCCACCAAGGAACAGATACCCGTCATTGGCCTGGGCACTGCCGACACCTTCAACGCCTCGCCCAATGACGCGGCCGCCATGCAACCCTTGGCGCAGGTGCTGGACGCCTTCACGAAAGCCGGCGGCACCCTGATCGACACCGCCCCCAGCTACGGCCAGGCCGAGGCGGTTGTGGGAGCGCTGCTGGCGCGCCAGGGCGGGAAGAGCAATCCGTATTTCCTGGCGACCAAGATCGGCGCGCGCGGCCACGATGCCGCCATGGAACAGATCCGCGAATCACAGAAGTACCTGGGCCGTGACAAACTGGACCTGATCCAGATCCACAACCTGATCGACACCCGCAATCAGCTGAGCTTGTTGCGCGACCTGAAGCAGCAAGGCGTGATCCGCTACGTCGGCATCACGCATTACCTGGACCATGCCCACGACGAACTGACTGAACTGGTCGAACGCGAAAAGCCCGATTTTCTTCAGATCAATCTGTCAGTGGGCGCGCGCAACGCCGAAAAGCGCCTGCTGCCGGCTTGCCAGGCCAACGGCGTCGCGGTGCTGATCAACCGCCCCTTCCAGGACGGCGCGCTGTTCCGCCAGGTCAAGGGCCGCGCCCTGCCCGGTCTGGCTGCCGACATCGACTGCACCTCCTGGGCGCAGATTTTCCTGAAATTCATCATCGGACACCCGGCCGTGACGGCCGTCATTCCCGCCACCTCCAAACCCGCGAACATGGCGGACAACGCACTGGCCGGATTCGGGCCACAACCCGACGCGGCACTGCGCGACCGCATCGCCGCCCTGCTGGCATAA
- a CDS encoding NTP/NDP exchange transporter, whose translation MASVGLGSLRGRAARALGIHEEEIAPAACGFAFFFFLFCGYFMLRPIRETMGIQAGVNQLQWLFTATFVATLAVVPLFGVLSSRVPRSTLLTWVYGLFALTMAGFAVLLYLQPGSIWAARAFYVWLSVFNLFVVSIAWSLMADVFRMESAKRLFALIAAGASAGGLCGPLLGALLAGALGPAGLLLLSALLLTATLPLKQWLLRWRAATRTDVSLEDIKHPIEGSVLAGISRIFRSRYLLGISLLVVLLATLNTFLYMEQARLVADTFPDTAQRIRVFSALDFTVQTLALLSQVFITGRVAARLGLRFLLTAVPLAVGVSFLALAAFPVFGVLAAAMILRRAGEYALIRPGREMLFTAVPPEDKYKTKSVIDTVVYRGGDAASGWVKAGVDMLGHGVALIALLGAAVALGAAAVGYALGRQADARKPDNH comes from the coding sequence ATGGCCTCAGTCGGCCTTGGCTCCCTGCGTGGCCGCGCGGCGCGGGCATTGGGCATACACGAAGAAGAAATAGCGCCTGCCGCCTGCGGCTTCGCGTTTTTTTTCTTCCTGTTCTGCGGCTATTTCATGCTGCGCCCCATCCGCGAAACCATGGGCATCCAGGCGGGCGTGAACCAACTGCAATGGCTGTTCACCGCCACCTTCGTCGCCACCTTGGCCGTGGTGCCCCTGTTTGGCGTATTGTCCTCGCGCGTGCCGCGTTCAACGCTGCTGACCTGGGTCTACGGTCTATTTGCGCTGACCATGGCGGGCTTCGCTGTCCTGCTGTACCTGCAACCGGGCAGCATCTGGGCCGCGCGCGCGTTCTATGTGTGGCTGTCGGTGTTCAATTTGTTCGTGGTTTCCATCGCCTGGAGCCTGATGGCCGACGTGTTCCGCATGGAGTCGGCCAAGCGCCTGTTCGCCTTGATTGCCGCCGGCGCCAGCGCGGGCGGGCTGTGCGGTCCGCTGTTGGGCGCGTTGCTGGCCGGCGCGCTTGGCCCGGCGGGCCTGTTGCTATTGTCCGCGCTGCTGCTCACGGCAACCTTGCCGCTCAAGCAATGGCTGTTGCGATGGCGCGCGGCCACGCGCACGGACGTCAGTCTGGAAGACATCAAGCACCCCATTGAAGGCAGCGTCCTGGCCGGCATTTCGCGAATTTTCCGATCACGCTACCTGCTGGGCATTTCGCTGCTGGTGGTACTGCTGGCCACGCTCAACACCTTTCTGTACATGGAACAGGCGCGACTCGTCGCCGATACGTTTCCCGACACGGCGCAGCGCATCCGCGTCTTCAGCGCGCTGGACTTCACCGTGCAGACACTGGCGCTGTTGTCGCAAGTGTTCATTACGGGCCGCGTGGCAGCGCGCCTGGGGCTGCGCTTCCTGTTGACCGCGGTGCCGTTGGCCGTGGGGGTGTCGTTCCTGGCGTTGGCCGCGTTTCCGGTCTTTGGCGTGTTGGCGGCCGCGATGATCTTGCGCCGGGCCGGCGAATACGCCCTGATCAGGCCGGGCCGCGAAATGCTGTTTACAGCGGTCCCGCCGGAAGACAAGTACAAGACCAAGAGCGTCATCGACACCGTGGTCTACCGTGGCGGAGACGCCGCTAGCGGCTGGGTCAAGGCGGGGGTGGACATGCTGGGCCATGGCGTGGCGCTGATCGCGCTATTGGGCGCGGCCGTGGCGCTGGGCGCCGCCGCCGTGGGCTACGCATTAGGGAGACAGGCCGACGCCAGAAAGCCCGACAACCATTAG
- a CDS encoding Bug family tripartite tricarboxylate transporter substrate binding protein encodes MKRSACLAAVLLCLSATSAHAAYPERAITLIVPAAAGGNADITARLIGQEMSRQLGQPVVVENRVGAGGRIGTQAVVRAPADGYTIGYAHVGTLVLHRFLFKQQLYDLDRDVTPIGLVAETPNVIVVNAASPYRDLKNFIEASRAQPDRLTMTSADPGTTSEVGVKLFIAQTGAAVRQIPYKATAAQLSDLLGGHVDAMMENLPPLIGNLKDGRLRALAVTTRSRAASNPDVPTVAEQGYPNYEQSAWSALIAPAGTPPAVIDRLNAAMNQALRSENVAKELRSRSQAPLGGTPQDVQTQIRKELPKWENIIKAATLD; translated from the coding sequence ATGAAACGCTCTGCCTGCCTTGCCGCCGTGCTGCTTTGCCTTAGCGCCACGTCCGCGCACGCCGCCTATCCCGAAAGGGCCATCACCTTGATCGTGCCTGCGGCCGCGGGCGGCAACGCGGACATCACCGCGCGCCTGATCGGCCAGGAGATGAGCCGTCAGCTTGGTCAGCCCGTCGTGGTGGAAAACCGCGTGGGGGCCGGTGGCCGCATCGGCACCCAGGCAGTGGTGCGTGCCCCGGCCGACGGCTACACCATCGGCTATGCCCACGTTGGCACGCTGGTGCTGCACCGGTTTCTGTTCAAACAACAACTCTACGATCTGGACCGTGACGTGACGCCGATCGGCCTGGTGGCCGAAACCCCGAACGTCATCGTGGTGAACGCGGCCTCGCCCTATCGCGACCTGAAGAACTTCATCGAGGCCAGCCGCGCCCAGCCCGACCGCCTGACGATGACGTCGGCGGACCCGGGCACGACCAGCGAGGTGGGGGTGAAGCTCTTCATTGCCCAGACCGGCGCGGCCGTGCGCCAGATTCCCTACAAGGCAACGGCCGCGCAGCTCTCCGACCTGCTTGGCGGCCACGTGGACGCCATGATGGAAAACCTGCCCCCGTTGATCGGCAATTTGAAGGACGGCCGCCTGCGCGCGCTGGCCGTCACGACGCGGTCCCGTGCCGCGTCCAATCCCGATGTGCCGACGGTGGCCGAACAGGGCTACCCCAACTATGAGCAGTCCGCCTGGAGTGCACTGATCGCCCCGGCCGGTACGCCGCCTGCCGTCATCGACCGCCTGAATGCCGCGATGAACCAGGCGCTGCGATCGGAAAATGTCGCAAAAGAACTGCGCAGCCGTTCCCAGGCGCCGCTGGGCGGCACCCCGCAAGACGTACAAACCCAAATTCGCAAGGAACTGCCCAAATGGGAAAACATCATCAAGGCCGCCACGCTGGATTAA
- a CDS encoding succinylglutamate desuccinylase/aspartoacylase domain-containing protein: protein MVQVSREDFSVAAATNESAYRRITIPMLRIDAGPGPAVALIAGVHGDEWEGQAAILDLWHHLPNVLQRGTVYLLPAVNAEASLAGTRLSPADGGNLNRAFLGTPARGYTESVAAALEARLLPRVQAMVDVHSGGASLRYLPSSVITRYGNDAYDERLPALARAFGLPHCVFFRGNEAGSMPAVASRHGVLRLSAEIGGGRETHAALVQRCRDGLLGCLGELGLLPGHPSPRNPDVKLYDLDAPAATLRASESGVFVPGIELGQSVTAGQQIGRLIEPARPDIPMRPLHSSQAGTVVCLRAIARSDDGDCLLQVAPALPLESLVSKY, encoded by the coding sequence ATGGTTCAGGTAAGCCGCGAAGACTTCTCTGTCGCCGCCGCGACCAACGAATCGGCCTATCGCCGCATCACCATCCCCATGTTGCGAATCGACGCCGGACCCGGCCCCGCCGTTGCCTTGATTGCCGGCGTGCATGGCGACGAATGGGAAGGCCAGGCGGCCATCCTGGATCTGTGGCATCACCTGCCCAACGTCCTGCAACGCGGCACGGTCTATCTGCTGCCCGCCGTCAACGCGGAGGCCTCGCTGGCCGGTACACGGTTGTCTCCCGCCGATGGCGGCAACCTGAACCGCGCCTTCCTGGGCACCCCGGCGCGCGGCTATACCGAAAGCGTCGCGGCCGCGCTCGAAGCGCGTTTGCTGCCGCGCGTGCAGGCCATGGTCGACGTGCACAGCGGTGGCGCGTCCCTGCGCTATCTGCCGTCATCCGTGATCACGCGCTACGGCAACGACGCCTACGACGAGCGCCTGCCCGCCCTGGCGCGCGCGTTCGGTCTGCCGCATTGCGTGTTCTTTCGCGGCAATGAAGCGGGCTCCATGCCGGCCGTGGCCAGCCGCCACGGCGTATTGCGCCTTAGCGCCGAGATCGGCGGCGGCAGGGAAACCCACGCTGCCCTGGTCCAGCGCTGCCGTGACGGGCTGCTCGGTTGCCTGGGCGAATTGGGCCTGCTGCCCGGCCACCCAAGCCCCCGCAACCCGGACGTCAAGCTTTATGACCTGGACGCCCCCGCTGCGACGTTGCGCGCAAGCGAATCCGGCGTGTTCGTGCCCGGCATCGAACTGGGGCAGTCAGTCACGGCGGGCCAGCAGATTGGCCGCTTGATCGAACCCGCCCGTCCGGACATTCCCATGCGCCCCTTGCACAGCTCCCAAGCAGGCACGGTCGTGTGCCTGCGCGCCATTGCCCGCAGCGACGACGGCGACTGCCTGCTGCAAGTTGCGCCCGCCCTTCCCCTTGAATCCCTCGTGTCGAAATACTGA
- a CDS encoding pyridoxal-phosphate dependent enzyme codes for MQMNPRLSGLRCIRCASLWPPGDYPEGCPHCLAAGHPATLECCYDSPGDTPAIPLPILAPITLGEGDTPCLEASDLAQAEGIGQLWLKCEGANPTGSHKDRMAAQLVSRARLAGAIRVAAASSGNAGVSIAAYCAAAGLQADIAITRNCPPLQREAMERFGAKLSAFEDSLARWPYVEDLCRNHGAFAGTNYLNPPVGTHPYGVEGYKPIAAEILDRCGAPTDIIVPTARGDLLWGILLGWQYLMQIGRIQRLPRLHAVEPYARLSQAQATGDARGLWDAPTNQYSIAGGTCTLQSLEALSRSGGTPVEVSDSAAAQAQQRLERRGISTELSSAAALVAVARLRRSDILDAESSVVLMLTSDGRRG; via the coding sequence ATGCAGATGAACCCAAGATTGTCCGGCCTGCGTTGTATCCGCTGTGCAAGCCTGTGGCCGCCCGGCGACTATCCCGAAGGCTGCCCCCATTGTCTGGCGGCCGGCCACCCCGCCACGCTGGAATGCTGCTACGACTCGCCCGGCGACACCCCCGCCATACCCTTGCCGATCCTGGCCCCGATCACGCTGGGTGAAGGCGACACGCCTTGCCTGGAAGCGTCGGACCTGGCCCAGGCCGAAGGCATCGGCCAGCTTTGGCTGAAATGTGAAGGCGCCAACCCCACCGGTAGCCACAAGGACCGCATGGCGGCCCAATTGGTATCGCGGGCAAGGCTGGCCGGCGCAATCCGCGTGGCGGCGGCCTCCAGCGGCAATGCCGGCGTCTCGATCGCCGCCTACTGCGCCGCCGCCGGCTTGCAGGCCGATATCGCCATCACGCGCAACTGCCCGCCCTTGCAGCGCGAAGCCATGGAACGCTTCGGCGCCAAGCTCAGCGCCTTCGAAGACAGCCTGGCCCGTTGGCCTTACGTGGAAGACCTGTGCCGCAACCACGGCGCTTTCGCGGGCACCAACTATTTGAATCCACCCGTCGGCACACACCCTTACGGCGTCGAGGGCTACAAGCCCATTGCCGCCGAGATCCTGGACCGTTGCGGCGCGCCGACCGACATCATCGTGCCCACCGCGCGCGGCGATCTGCTTTGGGGAATCTTGCTGGGGTGGCAGTATCTGATGCAAATCGGCCGTATCCAGCGCCTGCCCCGCCTGCACGCCGTCGAGCCCTATGCGCGCCTGTCGCAAGCTCAAGCCACTGGGGACGCGCGCGGCTTGTGGGACGCGCCAACGAACCAATACTCCATTGCGGGCGGCACCTGCACGCTACAGTCGCTGGAGGCTTTGTCGCGCTCAGGTGGCACGCCGGTGGAAGTATCCGATTCGGCCGCCGCGCAGGCGCAGCAACGGCTGGAACGCAGGGGGATCAGCACCGAGCTGTCTTCGGCCGCCGCGCTGGTGGCAGTGGCCCGCCTGCGGCGGTCGGACATATTGGATGCCGAATCATCGGTAGTGCTGATGCTGACCTCGGACGGGCGCCGCGGCTGA